In the Gemmatimonadota bacterium genome, CAAGCGGCGGCACCTCATCCCCGACGGCGACCGGGTGTGGGCGATCGACGTCTTCACCGACCGCGCGCTCGTGCTCGCCGAGGTGGAGTTGCCGAGCACGGAGACCGAGGTGACGGTGCCGGAGTGGCTCGCGCCGTACGTGGTGCGCGAGGTGACCGAGGAGCGGGGGTTCGTGAACGCGGTGCTGGCGCGGTAGGGCGGCGGATCGCGGGGAACTCAAGTCCGGCCCGCCGGGTACCGATACTCAAGCAGCAAGGCAACCGGTTCCTTGAAGGGGGTCCGGCCAACGACACGGGGGGACGCGCCATCGGCGTGTCCCCCCGTGTTCGTTCGTGCGCGTGCGGGCGTGGGGCTACCGCGGCCACCCGTCCTGCGGGATCCCCGGGGTGATCCGGAGCGCGTTACGATAGTACACCTTCTTGAGGACTTCGTCCGGCAGGTCGATCCCGTAGAGCTTCCAGCTCGCGTGATAGTCGCGGTAGTACTCGAAGTAGTCGTCGCGGGTCTCGAAGACGCGCCAGTAGTACGGGTACTCCTCGGGCTGGAAGGAGTCCTTCCCGAAGAGGATGCGGTCCTGGTACTTCACGAAGAAGTCGTGCATCGCGCGCGGCTGGCGGCCGATGTCGTAAAGCACGGCGCCGACCTCGACGAGGGTGTTCGGCATCTCGTCCATCATGCGAGAGAGGCGCGGCAGGTCGTTCGCGTACCAGCTCATGTGCGCCAGCACGAAGGTCGTGCGCGGGTTGCGCTTGACCATCCGGTCGCGCTCCTGATTGAGCGCCTCGAAGGTCGGATTGACCGCCGGGTCGTAGCGCCGCCCGGGGAAGAGGGCGAGTTCGAGCCAGCGCTCGTTCTTGTTGTCGATCGGCTGCCAGAACTCGGCCGGGTCGGCCGTGTGGATGAAGACGGGCAGCTTGAGGCGGGCGGCGGCGGCCCAGACGGGATCGAGGATGGGGTCGTCGATGGCGAGGCGGGTGCCGTCGGCCTTCTTGTTGGAGAGCCCGAATCCCTTGCCGATCTCGCCGATGCCGACGGCGCCGGCCTTGGCGTCCGCCTCGAGGGCGGCGATGGCCCGCTCGGCCCAGCCGGGGGAGCCCGCCCCGGTGAAGTCGATGCCGGTGAGGAACCGGATGCGGTCGCGCATGCGGGGGGTGGCGGCCGCCAGCCCCGCCTGCCGGGTGAGCCCCTCCCCCCGGACATTGTTCGCTGCGACGATCACCCGGACGCCGATCCGGTCGAGGTCGTCGGCGAGGCCGTTCAAGCCCTCGGTCGAACCGAGCTGCTGGCCGGTCGGGTGACCGTGGTAGTCGATGGCGGGGTATTTCGCGCGGGGGACGAGGTGTTCCGCCGCCACGAGGGTGTTCCGCGGCCGATAGTCGAGGATCGACGGGGTCGGGAGGGTGGGCGCCTGGCAGAGGCGGGGGCGGATCTCCGTCATGTTCGCCGGGCATTCCTGTCCGGGCTCGATGCGGGTCCCCCCCTGGCCCATGCCGGGCTGGGCGGCCGCGAGGGCGGGGAGGAGCAGTCCGAGCAGGGCGACGGCAGGCTTCATGGGCGTGGGCTCAGGGCGATGGGAACCATGGTTCCGTAAGGGAATACGGCATCGTTTGTACCGGAATACCGGACTTTGTCCAACGAGAAATTCGACGTTACCTTCTTGACACGCTAGGATAGGCGGCCCGATACTCAGGACGCTCTCTCCCCCTCGTTCCGCCTCAACTATAACGACTGCGCGGTCGCAGTTCGTTGGGCGCGGCGTGAGGGAGTGCGAAGAAACCCCCCTTCAATTACCCAGGAGTAGTTCCATGTGGCGGTTCGGCGTACTTACGCTGGTCGCAGCCCTCTGTGTGAGCGAGCCGGCGCTCGCACAGTCAGCCCGGATCACGGGCATCGTCCGGTCCGCTGACGGCAATCTCGCGATCGTCGGGGCCGATGTGGAGGTCTCGAGCACGAGCTTCCGTCGTGTCTCGCCGACCCGCGAAGATGGCCGCTACACGATCCAGGTGGAGCCCGGCACGTACAAGGTGCGCGCCAAGCGCATCGGGTTCGCGGCCGACTCGGCGACGGTGACGGTCGCGGCGGGCGAGTCGAAGACGGTCGACTTCACGCTCCGCGCGACGGCGATCCAGGTGACCGGCGTGACGGTCGTCGGCTACGGCACGCAAGACGTGCGCGACAACACGGGCTCGGTGAAGGCCGTGACGTCGCGCGACTTCAACCCGGGCCGCGTGGTGAGCGCGGAACAGCTCATCCAGGCGAAGGTCCCGGGCGTGCAGGTCATCGACAACAACGAGCCGGGCGGCGGCATCTCCATCCGCATCCGCGGCGGCACGTCGGTGAATGCCTCCAACGAGCCGCTCTTCGTCGTCGACGGCGTGCCGCTCAACGTCGGCGGCGGCCTCTCCTCCGGCCGCAACCCGCTCAACTTCCTGAATCCGGCCGACATCAAGGAAGTGACCGTCCTCAAGGACGCGTCGGCCACGGCGATCTACGGGTCGCGCGGCGCCAACGGCGTGGTCCTGGTCACGACCCGGTCCGGTTCCTCCTCGGAACCGGCTTTTTCGTATTCGTCCAGCTATTCCTCGTCGCAGGTGATCGCGCAGCCGGACCTGCTGAACGCGGCGCAGTTCCGCACGGCGGTGACGGCGAACGCGCCGGCGAACGTCGGCCTCCTCGGCACGAGCAACACCAACTGGCTCGACCGCGTGCTGCGCTCGGCGGGCGGCGCGGAGCACAACTTCGCGGTGTCCGGTGTCCGCGACGACATGCGCTACCGCCTCTCGCTCGGCCTGCTCAACCAGGACGGCGTGCTGGCCGGCACGAACTCGCGCCGCGTCTCGGCGTCGGCGACGTACTCCGACCTGCTGCTGCGTGACCGGCTCGAGCTGCGCGCGAACTTCAAGGGCACGCGCAACGACGACCTCTACACCCCGGGCGGCGTGCTCGGCGGTGCGATCGCGATGGACCCGACGCAGCTGCCCGTCAACAACGGCGTCTACTTCCAGTGGGCGAACCCGCTCGGCGCGAACAACCCGCTCGCGGACCTCGCGCAGCAGTCGGATGACGGCTCGACCTTCCGCAGCGTCGGCAACGTCGAGGCCAAGTGGTTCTTCACCGACCTGATCGACGGCCTCTCGGCCACGATGCGCACGGGCTACGACTACGCGACCTCGAGCCGGACGTTCTTCTCGCCGAGCACCTCGCAGCAGGACCTCGAGAGCGGCCGCGGTGGTCGCATCGACCGCAACCTGCCCCGGCAGGTCAACACGGTGTTCGAGCTCTTCGGCAACTACAACACCAAGCTGTCGCTCCTCGACAGCCGCATCGACGCGACGGCGGGCTACACCTACGAGCAGCAGAAGGGTGACTACGCCTCGTTCTGGGCCGAGTCGCTCACGACGAACCTGCTCGGCGCCAACGGCATCCCGACGGCGGGCCGCACGCAGAACAACCTCTCGGTGGACGAGGCGAAGCTGATCTCGTTCTTCGCCCGCGCGAACTACACGATCAAGGAGAAGTACCTCCTCACCGCGTCGATCCGTCGCGACGGCTCGTCGCGGTTCGGTGCGGACAACCAGTGGGGCGTCTTCCCGTCGTTCGCGGCGGCCTGGCGCATCCTGGACGAGGAGTGGTTCCCCGAGGCGGCGTTCATGTCCGACCTCAAGCTCCGCTTCTCGTGGGGCGTGAACGGCAACCAGTCGTTCGGCAACTACCTCTACGTCCCGACGTACACCCCGGGCGGCGCGCAGGCGACCTACCAGTTCGGCAACACCTTCGTCTCGACGCTCCGTCCGAGCGCGGTGGACCCGAACATCAAGTGGGAGCAGACGACCTCGACGAACCTCGGCGTGGACTTCGGCTTCTGGAACGACCGCGTCACGGGCACGCTCGACTACTACAACAAGGACACGAAGGACCTGATCTTCTCGGTGCCGGTCGCGGCCGGCACGACGGTCGGCAACTTCGTGACGACGAACATCGGCTCGATGAACAACAAGGGCCTCGAACTCGGGCTCTCGGCCGTGGTCGTCGACAACCGCTCGAGCGGCGGCTGGCGCTACGAGGCCGGCTTCGCGATCTCGACGAACAAGAACGAGATCACCTCGATCTCGGCCGATGACACGGACCAGATCCTCACCGGCGGCATCGCCGGCGGCGTGGGTCGCACGATCCAGGTGCTGCAGCCGGGCTCGCCGCTGAACGCGTTCTACGTGTACCAGCACCGCAAGCAGCCCAACGGCAAGCCGGTGACCGATGCCAACCCGGACACCGCGATGTACGTCGACCAGAACGGCGACGACATCATCAATCAGGAGGACCTGCGGCCGTTCAAGAGCCCGGCGCCCCGCCTGATCATCGGCCACACGTCGCAGGCCAGCTGGAAGAGCTGGGAGTTCTCGGCGACGGCCCGCATGTACCTGGGCAACCACGTCTACAACAACATGGCCTCGACCCTCGGCCACTACTCGGGCCTGAACGGCGCCGCGCCGACCAACCGGCACGCGTCGGTCCTCGAGACCGGGTTCATCAACCCGCAGTACCAGTCGGACTACTACGTCGAGGACGCCTCGTTCCTCCGCCTCGACAACGTCTCGGCGGCCTACACCTTCCGGAACCTCTACGGCGCGCGCTCGGTTCGTGTCTTCGGGACCATCCAGAACGTGTTCACCACCAGCAAGTACTCGGGCGTCGACCCGCTCGCCGGCCTGAACGGCATCGACAACAACCTGTTCCCGCTCTCCCGCACGTTCACCCTTGGCGCGAACTTCGCCTTCTAACCCCCCACCACCAATGAACAGGACTTTCCGTACGATCCTGGTCGCCAGCGCCGCGCTCCTCGTGAGCACGGCCTGCACCGACCCGACGGTGGCGCCGAAGTCGACGATCAACTCGGAGACGGTGTTCTCCGAGCCCTCGGCGTACCGGTCGCTGCTGGCGAAGGTCTATGCCGGCCTCGCCGTCACCGGCCAGCAGGGCTGCTGCGGCTCGCCGGACATCTCCGGCATCGACGAAGGCTTCTCGCAGTACTGGCGTCTCTACTGGCAGATGCAGACGCTGCCGACCGACGACGCGATCATCGCCTGGGGCGACCAAGCGCTGAGCGAGCTCAACACGCAGGGGTGGTCGTCGTCCAACGGCTTCCTCAACGCCATGTACTACCGGATCTACTTCCAGGTGGCGATGGCGAACGTGCTGCTCCGCGAGACGTCGAACGCGAAGCTCGACCAGCGCGGCGTGGCCGGCCAGCTCCGCACCGACATCGCCGGGTACCGGGCCGAGGCGCGCTTCCTGCGCGCGCTCAGCTACTACCATGCGATGGACCTCTTCGGCGCGGTGCCGCTCGTCGACGAGAACACGACGGTCTCCGAGCCGCCCGCCCAGGCGACGCGCGCCGAGATCTACCAGTTCGTGGTGGATGAGCTCACGGCGATCCGCAACCAACTCCCCGCGATCGGTGCGGCCGAGTACGGCCGCGTCGACCAGGGCTCGGTGTCGATGTTGCTCGCCAAGACCTACATGAACGCCGGCGTGTACACGGGCGCCACCCGCTACACCGAGGCGATGACCGAGGTGCAGGCGATCATCGCGTCGAACGCCTACTCGCTCGACCCGAACTACCGCCGCATGTTCGCGCCGGACAATCACCTCTCGCCGGAGCTCATCTTCGCGATCCCGCAGGACGGGGCGCGGATGCGCAACTACGGCGGCACCACCTTCCTCGCCCACGCGAACGTCGGTGGCCCGCTCAACAACGCGAACTTCGGCCTGAACGGCGGCTGGTGGGGCCTCCGCATGCGTCCCGAGACGCGCGCGAAGTTCCCGGCGATCGGTGCCGGTGCGGCCGACGGTCGTGCCGAGTTCTGGGCGAACATGAACCAGGCGAACATCACCGACATGTTCAACTTCGAGCAGGGCACCGCGGCGCCGAAGTACTCCAACCGCACCACCGGCGGCGTCAACGGGCAGGACCAGGAGTTCGTCGACACGGACGTGCCGATGTGGCGTCTGGGTGACGTGTACCTCATGTACGCCGAGCTCCAGCTGCGTGGCGGCGGCGGCACGGCCGGCCAGGCGCTCACCTACGTGAACGACCTGCGTCAGCGTGCGTACGGCAACGCGACCGGCAACATCACGGCCCCCGAGCTCACGCTCGCCTTCGTCCTCGACGAGCGCGCCCGCGAGCTGTACATGGAAGGCCATCGCCGTCAGGACATGATCCGCTTCGGCGTCTTCACCGGCGCGGGCACCGTCTGGACGTTCAAGGGCGGCGCGGCCGCGGGCGCCGGCACGCAGGCGTTCCGTGACCTCTATCCGCTCCCGGCGAGCGAGCTCATCGCCAACAAGAAGCTGACCCAGAACACCGGGTACTGATCCATGTAGGACGCGCACGCCCGGCCCGAGGACCATCTCGGGCCGGGCGTCGCGTTTTCCCCCCAGTCGCATCCGAGGTCCCGTGCGCATCCCGTTCCTGCTGGTCGCCCTGTCCCTCGCCGCCTGCGGCGGCGGCTCCGACGGCGGCACAGGCCCCGGCCCGGTCAATCCAGGCCCCGTCACCCGACCGACCCTCCCGCAGACCTACACCGCCACGGGGCACGCCGCGGCCGGTGACGTCTCGGTCCAGCTCTTCGAGTGGGCCTGGGCCGACATCGCGCGCGAATGCGAGCTGCACCTCGGCCCCATGGGCTATCGGGCCGCGCTCGTCTCGCCGCCGCAGGAGCACATCGGCGGCGGTGCCTGGTGGACGCGCTACCAGCCGGTGAGCTACTCCCTCGCGCAGAACCGGTCGGGGACGCGCGCGCAGTTCATCGACATGGTCGCGCGCTGTCGCACCGCGGGCGTCGACATCTACGTCGATGCGGTGATCAACCACATGACCGCCGGCAACGGCACCGGCACCAACGGGACCGTCTACACCAAGTACAACTATCCCGGGCTCTACGACGCCGGCGACTTCCACCTGCCGTGCGGCATCTCCGACTGGACCAACGCGGCGCAGGTGCAGGATTGCGAACTCGTGGGGCTCTCCGACCTCTCCACCGGGAGCGCGAAGGTGCAGAACGCGATCGTGGCGTACCTCGCCGACCTCGTGGACATCGGCGTGCGCGGCTTCCGCATCGACGCGGCGAAGCACATCCAGCCGGTCCAGCTCGACAGCATCGTCACCAAGCTCAATCGGGCCGTCATCGCCAGCGGCGATCCGGTGCCGTACTTCTTCCTCGAGGTCATCGACATGGGTGACGCCGGGGTGAAGGCGACCGACTACTACGGCCTCGGCTTCCACGGCGGGAGCGGCTCCGATCTCTCCGAGTTCAAGTATCGCGGCATCCGCGACAAGTTCATGAACAGTGGCGGCCAGCAGGTGGCGGACCTCATGACCTTCAGCGAGGTCAACTGGTCGCTCATGCCGAGCAACAAGGCGCTCGTCTTCCTCGAGAACCACGACACGCAGCGCAGCGGCGGTGTCACCTGGGACTCGTGGCAGCGGCAGCGCCTCGCCTACGTCTTCATGCTCGCCGAGCCGTACGGGTATCCGATGGTGATGTCGTCGTACGCGTTCGACCAGGCGTCCGGCGCGAGCCGCGACGCCGGCCCGCCCGCCGGCAACGGCACCGCCGCCGGCCAGAGCTGCTCGGCGGACATCCCGAACACGCCGGACGGGCAGTGGGTCTGCGAGCACCGCGACCCGCTCCTCGGCGCGATGATCCGCTTCCGCGCGGCGACGGCGGGGCAGGCGCGGCAGGCGAACGCCACCCTGAACGCGAACTTCATCGCCTTCTCGCGCGGCACCACCGGGTTCGTCGCGATCAACAACGGCGCCTCCGTCACGACCGGCACGGTCACGACCTCGCTCGCCGCCGGGACGTATTGCGACCTCCTCACGGGCGGGAAGGTGGGTGGCGCGTGCGCCGGCACGACCGTCACCATCGATGCCGGTGGCGTCGCGAGCCTCTCCATCCCCGCCTTCACCGCGGTGGTGCTCCTCACGGCCGACAAGCTCTGACCATGCGACTCCCGACCTCTGCCCGCCGGACCGCCGCGATCAGCGCCGCGCTCGGTGCCGCGCTCCTGTTCCTCGTGGCCGCGCGGCAGCAGCCCGCCGGCACGATGGTCCGCTCGCCCGACGGTCGCACGGTGGTCACCATCGCCGACCGCGAGGGGAAGCTGACCTGGCAGGCCACGCGCGATGGTCGTCCGGTCGTGACGCCCTCCGCGCTCGGCTTCACCTTCCGCGACGGGCCGCCCCTCGGCGAGGGGATGCGGATCACCGAGACGGCCCAGCGTGAGTTCGACGACACCTTCACGCTCCCGTGGGGCGAGGTGCGCGAGGTGCGGGACCGCTTCCGCGAAGTGCGCGTGCACGCGGTGGAGCTCGCGGGGCTCCGGCGCGAGCTCTGGCTCGTGGTGCGCGTGTTCGACGACGGGATCGGCTTCCGCTACGAGCTTCCCGCGCAGGCGAACCTCCGGCAGTTCGAGATCATGGAGGAGCGGACCGAGTTCGCGATGGCCGAGGACATGAAGGCGTGGTGGATCCCGGCGGACGTGTCGTCGCCGGACCGCGCGGAGATGCTCTTCAGCTCGGGGCCGGTGAGCAAGCTCCGGCTGGTGCACACGCCGCTCACGCTGGTCGCCTCGTCGGGACTGCACGCGGTGATCCACGAGGCGGACCTCGTGGACTACGCGGGGATGTACCTGCAGGGGCGCAGCGAGTCGCGCACGCTCACGGCGTCCCTGGCCAAGTGGAAGGACGGCGCGGCGGTGAAGGGCCGCACGCCGTTCCAGACGCCCTGGCGCACGGTGCAACTGGCCGACCGGCCGGAGGACCTCGCGCCGAGCACGCTCTCGCTGCGACTGAACCCGCCGAGCCGGATCGCGGACACGCGCTGGATCACGCCGATGAAGTACGACGGGATCTGGTGGGGGATGCACGTCAACACGATGACGTGGGGGCAGGGCCCGATCCACGGCGCGACGACGGCGAACACGCGGCAGTACATCGACTTCGCGGCGGCCAACGGCCTCGGTGGCACGCTGGTGGAAGGATGGAACGTGGGCTGGGACGTGGACTGGATGAAGCAGGGGGACGGCTTCTCGTTCACCCGGCCCTACCCGGACTACGACCTGCCGGGGCTCGCCGCCTACGCGCGCGAGAAGGGCGTCGCGCTCATCGTGCACAACGAGACGGGGGGCTTCGTCGAGAACTACGAGCGCCAGCTCGACTCGGCGTTCGCGCTCTACGAGCGGCTGGGCGTGCGGGTGATCAAGACGGGGTACGTGGGCGACACGGTGAACCCGGGCGGGCATGCCCACCAGTCGCAGTACATGGTGCGGCACCACCGGCGGGTGATCGAGACCGCGGCGCGGCACGGGATCAGCGTGGTGATGCACGAGCCGATCAAGGACACCGGCGAGCGGCGCACCTGGCCCAACATGCTCTCGCGCGAGGGGGCGCGGGGGATGGAGTTCAACGCGTGGGGCGGGGAGGGCGGGAATCCGCCGGAGCACGAGACGATCCTCTTCTTCACGCGGTTCCTCGCCGGCCCGATGGACTTCACGCCGGGGGTGTTCAACCTCACGGTGTCGCGGAGCGGGACGAACGTGCCGCGGACGCCGCAGGAGTCGCGGCCGCGCTCGACCCTCGCGCGGCAGCTGGCGCTCTACGTGGTGATCCCGAGCCCCGTGCAGATGGCGGCGGACCTGCCCGAGAACTACGCCGGGCAGGCGGCCTTCCAGTTCATCCGCGACGTGGCGGTGGACTGGGACACGACGCGCGTCCTGCACGGGCGGATCGGGGATGACGTGGTGGTGGCGCGGCGGGCGAAGGGGCGCGACGAGTGGTTCGTGGGCGCGATCACCGACGAGGAGTCGCGCGAGATCGCGGTGCCGCTCGACTTCCTGCCGGCGGGGCGTTCGTTCGCCGCGGACGTGTACGCCGATGCGGCCGATGCCTCGTGGGACGCGAACCCGACGGCGATCAGCATCACGCAGCGGACCCTGACCGCCCGCGACACGCTGCGCATCCGGATGGCGCGCGGCGGCGGGCAGGCGATCCGGCTCCGTCCGGCCGGCTCCGCGCTCGATCCGTCGTCGCCGTTCCGCGTCGGCCCGGACGAGGTGCGGCAAGGGGGCTTCGTGGCCCGCGCGCTCGGCCGCGACACGATCGTCTCCACGTATCCGCGCGCGGCGCGCGAGGTGCACTTCAAGTTCGCGTTGAACGGCCGCGACAACGAGTTCCCGCCGGGGATCGAGCACACGATCAACCTGCGGCCGCGCACCGGTCGCGTCGCGACGCCGCTGTACGCGTTCGCGGTGGAGCCGAAGCCGCTGCTCCCGCGTCCCGAGGACGCGGGCGAGGGAGAGGATGGCGAGGCAGCGGTCACCATCCGGCTCGACCTCCGGACCGTGCGCGATGCGATCCGCACGCGCGGGTGGTACAAGCCGCCGCTCGGCGACACCATCCGCGCGCTCTCGCGCGTGACGGCGATCGGGGACACCGGGCCGCTGGTGTGGGACATCAACGCCGTGCCCGCAGGTGCGCCGCAGGATCTCACCGACCCCGACGGGGACGGGATCTTCGAGGCCACGCTCCCGTTCCGCACGGAGTACCTGCGGCCGCTCGACGCGCAGGGGCGCGCGATCTGGACGCGCACCGCCGACCTCTCGCGGTTCCCCGAGCTCGTCTCGCCCGAGCCGCTCGTCGACGCGACGTACCGGATGTCGCTCGAGGAGCTGACGCAGCTCGTGCGCGAGGACGGGGCGCTCGCCGCCGGGGCCAAGTGGCCGGGCGTCTGGACGCGCGACGTCTCGCTCAGCGCCCTGCTCTCGCTCGCGATCGTGGTGCCCGACGCGGTGAAGGTCTCGCTCATGAAGAAGGTCGATGCGCAGGGGCGCATCATCCAGGACACGGGGACGGGCGGGTCGTGGCCCGTCTCGACGGACCGGATGACCTGGGCGCTCGCGGCGTGGGAGGTCTACGCGGTCACCGGTGATACCGCCTGGCTGCGGTCGTCGTACGACATCATCAAGCGGTCGGCCGCCGCCGACGCGCACGTGGCGCTTGACCGGGCGACGGGACTGGTGCGCGGCGAGTCGAGCTTCGAGGACTGGCGCGAGCAGAGCTATCCGCGGTGGATGCAGCCGGCGGACATCTACCAGGGGTTCGCGCTCGGGACGAACGCGGTGCATCACGGCGCGTATCGCGTGCTGGCCGACATGGGGCGCGCGTTGGGCCGGCCGGCCGCGGAGATCGCGCAGTGGGAGCGGACGGCGGCCGGGATCCGCGATGGCATCGCGCGCGAGTTCTGGATGCCGGAGCTGCAGCGGCATGCGCAGTTCCTGTACGGGCGCACGGCGCTCGCGCGCTCGCCGCGCTACGAGGCGCTCGGGGAGGCGCTGCTGGTGCTCACCGAGGGCGCTGCGGCGGACTCGGCCGGCGCCGCGCTGCTCTTCGCGCCGAGCGTGGACTTCGGCACGCCGACCTTCTGGCCGTTCATCTCGGGCGAGCCGTTCTACCACAATGCGACCATCTGGCCGTTCGTCGCGGCGTACTCCACGTGGGCGGCCGCGCGCGTGGGCAGCGACGCGGCGGTGGACTTCGGGTATCGCACGCTCGTGCGCGCGCCAGCGCTCTTCCTGACCAACAAGGAGAACCTCGTCGCGGAGACGGGCCACTTCGAAGGGACGGCGCTGAACAGCGACCGCCAGCTGTGGAGCGTGGCGGGGACTCTCGCGCTGCAGTATCGCGTGCTCTTCGGGATGCGGTTCGAGCGGGACCGACTGGTGCTGGCACCCGCGGTGCCGCACTCGCTTCTTCCGGCGGACGGCGCGGCGCGGACCGAGCGCGTGCTTCGCGGTGTTCGGTATCGCGGCGCGACGCTCGAGATCCGGGTGCGCGCGAGCGCGGCGTGCGGCGGCTACCGTGCCACGCTCGACGGCGCACCGCTCCCGCTCGACGCGGGTCAGGAGGTCGCGATCCCGGCATCGCTCATCGGCGCGCACGCGGTGGTGATCGAGGTGCGCGCCTGTCGCACCGAGGCTGTCGCGCGCCAGTCGAGCGGGGTGCGGTTCGCGCCGGCGACGCCGCGCGCGCGGCTCGGCGGGACGGCGACCGCCGCCGTCCTCGAATGGGACACGGTGCCGGGCGCAGCGCGATATGTGGTGCACGTGAACGGGGAGCCGGTGGATACGCTGGGTACGCGGCGTCGCCCCATTCCGCGGACGATGCAGCTGGCCGAGTGGCAGGTGGAGGCCGTCGATTCCGCGGGCACGGGATCGTTCCTGAGCGAACCGGTGCGCGTGATCGCGCCGGCGGGTGAGCGCCTGCTCGCCCCGACCCCGACGGGCGCGT is a window encoding:
- a CDS encoding glycoside hydrolase family 97 catalytic domain-containing protein, producing the protein MRLPTSARRTAAISAALGAALLFLVAARQQPAGTMVRSPDGRTVVTIADREGKLTWQATRDGRPVVTPSALGFTFRDGPPLGEGMRITETAQREFDDTFTLPWGEVREVRDRFREVRVHAVELAGLRRELWLVVRVFDDGIGFRYELPAQANLRQFEIMEERTEFAMAEDMKAWWIPADVSSPDRAEMLFSSGPVSKLRLVHTPLTLVASSGLHAVIHEADLVDYAGMYLQGRSESRTLTASLAKWKDGAAVKGRTPFQTPWRTVQLADRPEDLAPSTLSLRLNPPSRIADTRWITPMKYDGIWWGMHVNTMTWGQGPIHGATTANTRQYIDFAAANGLGGTLVEGWNVGWDVDWMKQGDGFSFTRPYPDYDLPGLAAYAREKGVALIVHNETGGFVENYERQLDSAFALYERLGVRVIKTGYVGDTVNPGGHAHQSQYMVRHHRRVIETAARHGISVVMHEPIKDTGERRTWPNMLSREGARGMEFNAWGGEGGNPPEHETILFFTRFLAGPMDFTPGVFNLTVSRSGTNVPRTPQESRPRSTLARQLALYVVIPSPVQMAADLPENYAGQAAFQFIRDVAVDWDTTRVLHGRIGDDVVVARRAKGRDEWFVGAITDEESREIAVPLDFLPAGRSFAADVYADAADASWDANPTAISITQRTLTARDTLRIRMARGGGQAIRLRPAGSALDPSSPFRVGPDEVRQGGFVARALGRDTIVSTYPRAAREVHFKFALNGRDNEFPPGIEHTINLRPRTGRVATPLYAFAVEPKPLLPRPEDAGEGEDGEAAVTIRLDLRTVRDAIRTRGWYKPPLGDTIRALSRVTAIGDTGPLVWDINAVPAGAPQDLTDPDGDGIFEATLPFRTEYLRPLDAQGRAIWTRTADLSRFPELVSPEPLVDATYRMSLEELTQLVREDGALAAGAKWPGVWTRDVSLSALLSLAIVVPDAVKVSLMKKVDAQGRIIQDTGTGGSWPVSTDRMTWALAAWEVYAVTGDTAWLRSSYDIIKRSAAADAHVALDRATGLVRGESSFEDWREQSYPRWMQPADIYQGFALGTNAVHHGAYRVLADMGRALGRPAAEIAQWERTAAGIRDGIAREFWMPELQRHAQFLYGRTALARSPRYEALGEALLVLTEGAAADSAGAALLFAPSVDFGTPTFWPFISGEPFYHNATIWPFVAAYSTWAAARVGSDAAVDFGYRTLVRAPALFLTNKENLVAETGHFEGTALNSDRQLWSVAGTLALQYRVLFGMRFERDRLVLAPAVPHSLLPADGAARTERVLRGVRYRGATLEIRVRASAACGGYRATLDGAPLPLDAGQEVAIPASLIGAHAVVIEVRACRTEAVARQSSGVRFAPATPRARLGGTATAAVLEWDTVPGAARYVVHVNGEPVDTLGTRRRPIPRTMQLAEWQVEAVDSAGTGSFLSEPVRVIAPAGERLLAPTPTGASVRTERAGAPITVRTTVTEPGRYAVDVWYSNGNGPVNTEDKAAVRTLFLNGLATGAVVMPQRGAGSWSERGWSNPVVLTLTRGVQTLSLRWDPRDENMNGTINAADVHRVRVTRLPDAP